The following are encoded in a window of Colletotrichum lupini chromosome 3, complete sequence genomic DNA:
- a CDS encoding tRNA synthetase class II core domain-containing protein: protein MATASNGPSGDLTSQILLALSQKDPILSAEHFPEFHFTDVKAALDRLASRSMVTYESIDREEAVLEAEGKQIAEHGSHEARVFEAVRKALEGLTVQELEAAVGDKNVTKVGQGKAFKEKWIKKGGDGKLIATADSIQDVTQAQLKQILETKTHEPKIITDLKKRKLIKTQKVIAYKIQKGPEFALEIKKEETDLTADMIASGSWKTANFKPYNFKALGSDQNSGALHPLNKVRHEFRQIFFEMGFEEMPTDKFVESGFWNFDALFVPQQHPARDLQDTFYISDPKVADKPGPESEDDKKDYKTYWDNVKEVHQDGKFGSIGYRYPWAADEAQRLVLRTHTTAISTAVLHQLASRKGPDGRPPPARYFSIDRVFRNESVDATHLAEFHQVEGVIADYGLTLGGLMEFMEIFFNKMGITDIKFKPAYNPYTEPSMEIFSFHKGLNKLVEIGNSGMFRPEMLEAMGLPKDLRVYGWGLSLERPTMIKYGISNIRELLGHKVDLNFIERNPAVRLDKN, encoded by the exons ATGGCGACGGCAAGCAACGGTCCTTCTGGGGACCTTACATCCCAGATCCTTTTGGCTTTGTCCCAGAAGGATCCCATCCTGTCTGCCGAGCACTTCCCAGAGTTCCACTTCACGGACGTCAAGGCCGCACTGGACCGCCTCGCTAGTCGTTCCATGGTCACATACGAGTCAATTGACCGGGAGGAAGCCGTCCTTGAGGCCGAGGGCAAGCAAATTGCTGAGCACGGCAGCCACGAAGCTCGTGTCTTTGAGGCGGTCCGGAAAGCCTTGGAGGGGTTGACGGTTCAAGAGCTTGAGGCTGCTGTGGGAGACAAGAATGTGACGAAGGTCGGCCAAGGCAAGGCCTTCAAGGAGAAGTGGATCAAGAAGGGTGGCGACGGCAAGCTCATTGCGACT GCCGACTCGATTCAAGATGTTACTCAGGCTCAGCTTAAGCAGATCCTGGAGACAAAGACCCACGAGCCCAAGATCATCACCGACTTGAAGAAGCGCAAACTCATCAAGACCCAGAAGGTCATCGCATACAAGATCCAGAAGGGACCTGAGTTCGCATTGGAAatcaagaaggaggagacGGACTTGACGGCTGACATGATTGCGTCTGGCTCATGGAAGACTGCCAACTTCAAGCCGTACAACTTCAAGGCTCTTGGATCCGACCAGAACTCCGGCGCGCTTCACCCCCTCAACAAGGTCCGCCACGAGTTCCGTCAAATCTTCTTCGAGATGGGCTTTGAGGAGATGCCGACCGACAAATTCGTCGAGTCTGGATTCTGGAACTTCGATGCCCTTTTCGTGCCCCAACAACATCCCGCGAGAGATCTCCAGGACACTTTCTACATCTCGGATCCCAAGGTTGCAGACAAGCCTGGTCCGGAGTCGGAAGACGACAAGAAGGATTACAAGACGTACTGGGACAACGTCAAGGAGGTCCACCAGGATGGCAAGTTTGGCTCAATCGGCTACCGTTACCCCTGGGCTGCGGACGAGGCTCAGAGGCTTGTTCTCCGCACGCACACGACAGCCATCTCCACCGCAGTACTTCATCAGTTGGCTTCCAGAAAGGGACCGGACGGCAGACCTCCTCCGGCCCGTTACTTCTCCATCGACAGAGTCTTCCGTAACGAGAGTGTCGACGCTACGCATCTGGCTGAGTTCCACCAGGTCGAGGGTGTCATTGCGGATTACGGACTTACACTGGGAGGCTTGATGGAGTTCATGGAGATCTTCTTCAACAAGATGGGTATTACAGACATCAAGTTCAAGCCGGCGTACAACCCGTACACGGAGCCGAGTATGGAGATTTTCAGCTTCCACAAGGGCTTGAACAAGCTCGTCGAAATCGGTAACAGCGGTATGTTCAGACCGGAAATGCTCGAGGCAATGGGTCTGCCCAAGGATTTGAGAGTATACGGTTGGGGTTTGAGTCTGGAGAGACCGACTATGATCAAGTACGGCATCTCCAACATTCGTGAGCTGTTGGGACACAAGGTGGATTTGAACTTCATTGAGAGAAACCCAGCAGTAAGACTTGACAAAAACTAG
- a CDS encoding carbamoyl-phosphate synthase has product MPSAMSSSLAGRAPAVLRHGRRVPTALTGRNFTLAASNGLARAQLQNSSAKLLQKRLFTASALRPSAAQSAPNPKAYLESGVIKPSAGVDVKKVLVIGSGGLAIGQAGEFDYSGSQALKALKEAGVKSVLINPNIATIQTNHSLADEVYYLPVTPEYVTYVIEKEKPDGIFLSFGGQTALNLGVQMQRLGLFEKYGVKVLGTSVKTLETSEDRDLFAKALGEIDIPIAKSIAVGTIEEALDAAEKVGYPIIVRAAYALGGLGSGFANNEEELRNMAARSLTLSPQILVEKSLKGWKEVEYEVVRDANNNCITVCNMENFDPLGIHTGDSIVVAPSQTLSDEEYHMLRSAAIKIVRHLGVVGECNVQYALQPDGLDYRVIEVNARLSRSSALASKATGYPLAYTAAKIGLGHSLPELPNAVTKTTTANFEPSLDYIVTKIPRWDLSKFQHVKRDIGSAMKSVGEVMAIGRTFEESFQKAIRQVDPKFVGFQGDKFEDLDFELQNPTDRRWLAVGQAMLHENYSVEKVHDLTKIDKWFLYKLQNLVDCQHELEAAGGLENLKKDQLTKAKKLGFSDRQIALATGSTEDQARAARLAFGIRPWVKKIDTLAAEFPADTNYLYTTYNASSHDVTFEDKGTIVLGSGVYRIGSSVEFDWCAVSATQALRQMGHKTVMINTDFDTADKLYFEELSYERVMDIYELESASGVVVSVGGQLPQNIALRLQETGGAKVLGTDPKDIDKAEDRQKFSEILDSIGIDQPAWKELTSVEEAETFADQVGYPVLVRPSYVLSGAAMTVIRSQEDLKEKLEAAANVSPDHPVVISKFIEGAEEIDVDGVASEGKLILHAVSEHVEQAGVHSGDATLVLPPANLDQTTMDRVKDIAERVAKAWRITGPFNMQIIKADNPEGGEPLLKVIECNLRASRSFPFVSKVLGTNFIDAATKALVGQDVPKPVDLMAVKRDYLATKVPQFSWTRLAGADPFLGVEMASTGEIACFGKDLVEAYWTSLQSTMNFRMPEPGEGLLFGGELNKDWLPTVVNYLAPMGYKLFAADDEVKQFIESSAKGKVSVEVIEFPKEDKRALREVFQKYDIRGVFNLAQARGKTVMDVDYVMRRNAVDFGVPLFMEPKTSMLFAQCMSEKLPRKEGIPSEVRPWSNFLGGKPL; this is encoded by the exons ATGCCGTCGGCCATGTCAAGTTCTTTGGCAGGTCGAGCTCCGGCTGTCCTCCGACATGGTCGCCGAGTCCCTACGGCTCTGACTGGCCGCAACTTCACCCTCGCCGCCTCCAACGGCCTGGCCAGAGCCCAACTCCAGAACAGCAGTGCTAAGCTGCTTCAAAAGCGTCTCTTTACCGCGAGCGCACTTCGTCCCAGTGCCGCGCAATCTGCGCCGAATCCCAAGGCTTATCTTGAGAGCGGTGTGATCAAGCCTTCAGCGGGCGTCGATGTCAAGAAGGTGCTCGTCATTGGCAGTGGTGGTCTCGCCATTGGCCAGGCCGGAGAGTTTGACTACTCAG GATCACAAGCTCTGAAGGCTCTGAAGGAGGCCGGCGTCAAGTCTGTCCTCATTAACCCGAACATTGCCACCATCCAGACCAACCACTCGCTCGCCGATGAGGTCTACTACCTCCCCGTCACACCGGAGTACGTGACGTATGTCATCGAGAAGGAGAAGCCCGATGGCATCTTCCTGTCTTTCGGTGGCCAGACCGCCCTGAACTTGGGTGTTCAGATGCAGCGCCTGGGTCTCTTTGAGAAGTACGGAGTCAAGGTTCTCGGAACCAGCGTCAAGACCCTCGAGACCAGTGAGGATCGTGACCTTTTCGCCAAGGCCCTCGGCGAGATCGACATCCCTATCGCCAAGTCCATCGCCGTTGGCACTATCGAGGAGGCTCTCGACGCTGCCGAGAAGGTCGGATACCCCATTATTGTTCGTGCCGCCTACGCACTCGGTGGCTTGGGCTCTGGCTTCGCAAACAACGAGGAGGAGCTTCGCAACATGGCTGCCCGCTCCCTTACTCTTTCCCCCCAGATCCTGGTTGAGAAGTCTCTGAAGGGCTGGAAGGAAGTCGAGTACGAAGTTGTCCGTGACGCAAACAACAACTGCATCACTGTTTGCAACATGGAGAACTTCGACCCCTTGGGAATCCACACTGGAGACAGTATTGTCGTTGCTCCTAGTCAGACTCTGAGCGATGAGGAGTACCACATGCTGCGATCTGCCGCCATCAAGATTGTCCGTCATCTTGGCGTCGTCGGAGAGTGCAACGTTCAATACGCGCTCCAGCCCGACGGCCTTGACTACCGTGTCATTGAGGTTAATGCCCGTCTTTCTCGCTCTTCTGCTTTGGCCTCCAAGGCCACCGGATACCCTCTTGCGTACACTGCTGCCAAGATCGGCCTGGGCCACAGCCTCCCTGAGCTCCCCAATGCGGTCACCAAGACCACTACTGCCAACTTTGAGCCTTCCCTTGACTACATCGTTACCAAAATTCCCCGCTGGGATCTTTCCAAGTTCCAGCACGTCAAGCGCGACATTGGCAGTGCCATGAAGTCTGTCGGTGAGGTTATGGCTATCGGCAGAACCTTCGAAGAGTCTTTCCAGAAGGCCATCCGTCAGGTCGACCCCAAGTTTGTCGGCTTCCAGGGTGACAAGTTCGAGGACTTGGACTTCGAGCTGCAGAACCCCACTGACCGCCGCTGGCTCGCTGTTGGCCAGGCCATGCTCCACGAGAACTACTCAGTAGAGAAGGTTCACGACCTGACCAAGATTGACAAGTGGTTCTTGTACAAGTTACAGAACCTTGTCGACTGCCAGCACGAGCTCGAGGCGGCTGGTGGTTTGGAGAACCTCAAGAAGGACCAGCTCACCAAGGCCAAGAAGCTCGGTTTCTCTGATCGCCAGATTGCCCTTGCCACTGGAAGCACTGAGGACCAGGCTCGCGCTGCTCGTCTTGCCTTCGGCATTCGCCCGTGGGTCAAGAAGATTGATACCCTCGCTGCTGAGTTCCCCGCCGACACCAACTACCTGTACACCACCTACAACGCCTCCTCCCACGACGTCACCTTTGAGGACAAGGGTACTATCGTTCTTGGTAGCGGTGTCTACCGTATCGGTAGCTCCGTCGAGTTCGATTGGTGCGCTGTGAGCGCTACCCAGGCTCTGCGCCAGATGGGCCACAAGACCGTGATGATCAA CACGGATTTCGATACTGCTGACAAGCTTTACTTCGAGGAGCTGAGCTACGAGCGTGTGATGGATATCTACGAGCTTGAGAGCGCTTCGGGCGTCGTGGTCTCTGTCGGTGGCCAGCTGCCCCAGAACATCGCCCTCCGTCTGCAGGAGACTGGCGGAGCCAAGGTTCTCGGCACTGACCCCAAGGACATCGACAAGGCCGAGGACAGACAGAAGTTCTCTGAGATTCTCGACAGCATCGGAATCGATCAGCCCGCTTGGAAGGAGCTTACCTCCGTCGAGGAGGCCGAGACCTTCGCTGACCAGGTCGGCTACCCTGTCCTCGTCCGTCCCTCATACGTCCTGTCTGGTGCTGCCATGACTGTCATTCGCAGTCAGGAGGACCTGAAGGAGAAGCTTGAGGCTGCGGCCAATGTCTCCCCCGACCACCCCGTCGTCATCAGCAAGTTCATTGAGGGCGCTGAGGAGATCGACGTCGATGGTGTTGCCTCTGAGGGCAAGCTGATCCTCCACGCCGTCTCTGAGCACGTTGAGCAGGCTGGTGTCCACTCTGGAGATGCTACCCTTGTCCTCCCCCCCGCGAACCTTGACCAGACCACCATGGACCGTGTCAAGGACATCGCTGAGCGTGTCGCCAAGGCGTGGCGCATCACCGGTCCCTTCAACATGCAGATCATCAAGGCCGATAACCCCGAGGGCGGCGAGCCTCTGCTGAAGGTCATTGAGTGCAACCTCCGTGCCTCCCGTTCATTCCCCTTCGTCAGCAAGGTCTTGGGCACCAACTTCATTGATGCCGCCACCAAGGCTCTTGTCGGCCAGGACGTCCCCAAGCCCGTCGACCTCATGGCCGTCAAGCGCGACTACCTCGCCACCAAGGTACCTCAGTTCTCCTGGACCCGTCTCGCCGGTGCCGACCCCTTCCTCGGCGTCGAAATGGCCTCTACCGGTGAGATTGCTTGCTTCGGCAAGGATCTCGTCGAGGCCTACTGGACCTCCCTGCAGTCGACCATGAACTTCCGCATGCCCGAGCCCGGTGAAGGTCTCCTCTTCGGCGGTGAGCTCAACAAGGATTGGCTCCCCACCGTCGTCAACTACCTCGCCCCCATGGGCTACAAGCTGTTcgccgccgacgacgagGTCAAGCAGTTCATCGAGTCCAGCGCCAAGGGCAAGGTCTCTGTCGAGGTTATTGAGTTCCCCAAGGAGGACAAGCGCGCCCTCCGCGAGGTCTTCCAGAAGTACGACATCCGCGGTGTCTTCAACCTGGCCCAGGCCCGCGGCAAGACCGTCATGGACGTCGACTACGTCATGCGTCGCAACGCCGTCGACTTTGGCGTCCCTCTGTTCATGGAGCCCAAG ACTTCCATGCTCTTTGCTCAGTGCATGAGCGAGAAGCTCCCCCGCAAGGAGGGAATCCCCTCCGAAGTCCGCCCGTGGTCCAACTTCCTCGGCGGCAAGCCTTTGTAA